The stretch of DNA CAGCGCGCCTACGGCCAGGGCCCACTGGAGCTGGCCCTGGCCCGGACCGCCGGCGCCGGGCGTGGGCTCGTGCTCACCTCCGCTCGATGCGAAGACTGAGCCCGGACCCAACTGCAGCAGCGGGTGGGTCCGTCGAGGCGGCGGTATCAAGAATGGGCTCCCACAACACATCCGCTGAACCCACAGAATGGGAAAGCGCCTTCGCCAGTCCCCTCTCTGTCAGCCTTGAGTGAGGCGACCGACCAGCAAGGACCTGCTGTGGGGCCGACACATTTGAGCCCGTGCTCAAAAACCATTCAGCTAGCCGTGGTCCTATTGCAGCGGCGCCCGGCGCCCGGACTTACTGGCCTTCCCTTCTGGCCCTGCCGTGTCGATACAACGTTCAGGAGAACCCCTATGACCGACAACACCGCACAACCTGCTGCTGCGGGATCCACAGCGCCCGCCCGTGATGCTGGAACGGCCGCCCTCGACTTTCAGGATTTGGTGGCTCCGGTTCCGAAAGCGGTGCGCAAAGATTCCGGCACCAACGAGGTGTCCCCGGCTCCCTCCACCGGTGCCCGGTGGGCGGCGGAGTTCGCGGGCACTACCGTGCTGATTTTCGCCGGGGTGGGCACCGGGATTTTCGCCACCCAGGTCATCGATTCCGCACTGGGTTTCGGGCTGGGGCTGCTGGCGGTATTGGTGGCTTTCGGGCATGTCTCCGGGGGTCATTTCAATCCTGCCGTGACCCTGGCGGCGGTCGTGGCCGGGCGCACATCACCCAAGGTCGCCATCGGTTACGTGGTGGCCCAGGTGCTGGGGGCCCTGGTCGCGGTGGGGCTGCTGTGGGCGGTGCTGATGACACTGATCGATGCCGCCACCACCGCCCAGGCTCTGGGGGCGGTGGCCAACGGCTACGGGCAGAACTCCACTTCCCAAGCCGGCTGGCCCACCGTGCTTCTGATTGAGTTCGTGGCGAGCACCTTGTTCGTTCTCGTGGTCCTGGGCTCAACCGCCCCACGGGCCAACGCGGTACTGGCCCCGGTGGCGATCGGGGCGACCTTCGCGTTCCTGCTCACCATCCTGGCGCCGTTCGACGGCGGATCGATGAATCCGGCCCGCTCCACCGGCACCGCGGCCATCGGTGGCGCGCAGAGCCTGTCCCAGCTGTGGCTGTTCTGGGTCGCCCCGTTGTTGGGGGGTCTGGTGGCGGGTTTGATCTACCGTGTGGTGGATTTGGGCCGCGCACCCCGCCCCGCCACTACGCAATCCACGGAAGACGCCACAGCAAACAACAGCACCGACACTTCCACCGCCCCGGAAGTGTGAGGGAATCGAGCAGTGTCTCGTGACGGGACGGTTCTATGCACCATGACGTCCCGTTGGAGCCATGTGGATCAACCCGCGCCAGCGCAGGCCGGCCGAGCGTCGGCGGCTGAGGACAGGTCGCGCGGAGTCCCCGGGAGAGGTGTATCTCATCTGGGGCTGTGATGTCTTGGGAGATCGTCTGCGTTGGCGGGGCGGTCAGAGAACACGCGTCAGTGACCGGTCGCCGTTTCTGGCCTGCGCATGGTCCCTGGGTTGCGGTGGGCGGTGCTGGTGCACCCCTGGTAGGCGGAGGTGGACGTCTGCTCCAGCACGTTGTTCGGCGTGGTGGGTCACGAGCACGACGATGCGGTCGGACAGTGCTGAGCGCAGGTCGGAGATCAGCGAGTCGGCAGCTGGTGCGTCGAGGTGAGCGGTGGGTTCGTCGAGGAGCATGACGTCGGCGCGGGTGAGCAGTGCCCTGGCCACGGCGACGCGTTGACGTTGCCCCCCGGAGAGCTCCCCGCCGCTGGGCCCAACTGGTGTGTCCAAGCCCCGGGGAAGGCTGTCCAGGAAGGGGCCCAGGCCCACACGGGTGAGGACCTCGTACATGTCCTCATCGGTGGGCCGATCGTCTTTACCCCGGGCGAGCAGGAGGTTGCCGCGGATGGTGGAGTCGAACAGATGTGCCTCCTGGGGGCACCAGGCGAAGCACCGCCGCAGCTGCCGGGCGTCGAAGGTGGTGCTGTCGGAGCCGTTGACCTGCCATGAGCCCTCCGCGGCGGGCAAGTGGCCGAGGAGGGTCGCCAGCAGGGTGGACTTGCCTGAGCCGGAGGGACCTTCAACGACGAGCCACTGGCCGCGTCGCACGGTGGCCTGGAGGTGGCGGAATGCCGGGGCCGGCGCCTGGGGCCAGGTGACGGCCAGGTCGGCCAGCGTCAGCTCTTGGACCTGAGCCGGAACCAGCCCGGCGGGGGGCTGAGGTCGCTCGTGACGGGTGGTTGTGGAGGTGACGGCATGGACCTTGCGCAGTGACTGGGCCAGCGCGGACCACTGCTGTACCGCATCGACCACGCCGAGCAGCGGGTCGATCAGGCCCAGAGGCAGCAGCACGAGTCCGGCGACGACCGGTGTGGAAATCGTGCCCGCCGCCAGGGCTTCGGCGGTGGTAGCCAGCATCAGCACGGAGGAAAGAGAACAGGCCAGCACCACGACGGCCTCGCCCAGGCCCCGCGCCCAGGCACTGGAGCGGGTCGACGTGTCCGCGCGCTGCTCGAGGTCGTCCAGCCGGGCGAGCATGTCCTCGGTTCGATCGTTGGCGCGCAGCTCACTGGAGGCGGCGGCCATCGCGGCGAAGCGGCGGATCACTTTGGAGCGAACGACGGTGAGGTGGCGGGCCGCCGAGCGATCGGCCAGCAGCGCCGCGGCGGGCCCGGCGAGCAGCCCGCCGAAAACGGCGACCAGGAGCGTGGGCACCGCGCTGGGACACAGGACCGTGACGGTGACGACAGCCCCCAGGGCGGTGCCGGCCCCGGCCATCGGTGGCAGCAGGACCCTTGGTGCCAGGTCACGGACCCGGTCTGCGGCCTCGACCAGGTGCTCCAGCGCCGCCCCACCGGTGGCCAGGGCCCGGGAGGCCAGGCCGCGGGCGGCTAGCCCGGCCCAGATCCGGGACCTGAGCTCGGTGGTGGCGGACAGGACGGCATCGTGGGTGGCCAGTCGCTCGGCGTAGCGCAGCACGGCACGGCCGATGCCGAAGAAGCGGACGCCGACGATGGCGACCATCAGGTACATGATTCCCGGTTGCTCGCTGGCGCGCACGATCAGCCAGCCCGACAGCGTGGTGAGGGCGGCGGCGAACAGGGCTGAGGCCGTCCCCAGGGCCGCGGCCCCCAGCACGCGCCAGCGAGTGGAGGCGATGAACGCCCCGAGCTCGCCCAACGCACCACCGGAGGTCTCGGCGAGTGAAGAATTGGACGCCTCGCCCTGGCGATCGGGCACCGGCGGCTCCTCCGGGGCGGTGGTTCCTGGCCGGCGGTGCGCCCCCTCCCCGCGGGGGCTGGCGGGCTGCCCCAGGAGCACTGTCTGATCGGCGAGGGCAGTGATCTCGGTTTCGTGGGAAGCCAGGATCACGGTTGTGGTGCCGCGCAGGTTGTCGATGAGGTTTCTGATGCGGTGCGCGTTGGCGGGATCGAGGTGGGCGGTGGGCTCGTCGAGGAGCAGCAGCCTGGCCCCGGCGGTGATGCGGGCCAGGCCCCGGGCCAGGCCCAGGCGGCGCAGCTCCCCGGGACTGAGTTGGTTCGGGTCCGCCTCGGCCAGCCCGGTCAGTCCGACTCGCGCGAGGGCGTGGTGGGCGGAGGCGGTGTCGTGGGCGTAGAGCTGGATCTCGTCGAGGACGGTTTCGCCGACGGTGTGGATGTGCTGAGGCACCCAGGCCACTGCAGCCGGGTCGATCCCGTGGATGGTTCCTTTTTGGGCTTCGATGGTTCCGGCGAGGACCCCGAGCAGGGTGGATTTGCCGCTGCCGCTGGGGCCTTCGACGCTGGT from Kocuria turfanensis encodes:
- the cydD gene encoding thiol reductant ABC exporter subunit CydD, which gives rise to MKRPPLGPGGSATVFTLSLLGALKALALIGMAEALARGIVGVIAHDTAAWQRALLVGIGAGLLRAGTTWATQVVAVRAAGRAKRGLRRELATGLMAGGGHDVGATTTVGTIGLDALDDYYARVLPSVTAAAAVPLLVGARILAADWVSALIIVLTVPLIPVFMALIGLHSQDKAGESSAVLQRLSHHLVELARGLPVLVGLGRIEEQAAALRDVSEQHRHTTMVTLRTAFLSALVLELIATLSVAVVAVFVGVRLVYGDLDLLVGLVALILAPECFAPFRDLGAAFHASQDGMAALHRSREIVAESPAPDIRRTTPPESNPATINPRPDTPADQAPLVRISGVVVRYPGRASPAVSGLDAEIFGGTITSVEGPSGSGKSTLLGVLAGTIEAQKGTIHGIDPAAVAWVPQHIHTVGETVLDEIQLYAHDTASAHHALARVGLTGLAEADPNQLSPGELRRLGLARGLARITAGARLLLLDEPTAHLDPANAHRIRNLIDNLRGTTTVILASHETEITALADQTVLLGQPASPRGEGAHRRPGTTAPEEPPVPDRQGEASNSSLAETSGGALGELGAFIASTRWRVLGAAALGTASALFAAALTTLSGWLIVRASEQPGIMYLMVAIVGVRFFGIGRAVLRYAERLATHDAVLSATTELRSRIWAGLAARGLASRALATGGAALEHLVEAADRVRDLAPRVLLPPMAGAGTALGAVVTVTVLCPSAVPTLLVAVFGGLLAGPAAALLADRSAARHLTVVRSKVIRRFAAMAAASSELRANDRTEDMLARLDDLEQRADTSTRSSAWARGLGEAVVVLACSLSSVLMLATTAEALAAGTISTPVVAGLVLLPLGLIDPLLGVVDAVQQWSALAQSLRKVHAVTSTTTRHERPQPPAGLVPAQVQELTLADLAVTWPQAPAPAFRHLQATVRRGQWLVVEGPSGSGKSTLLATLLGHLPAAEGSWQVNGSDSTTFDARQLRRCFAWCPQEAHLFDSTIRGNLLLARGKDDRPTDEDMYEVLTRVGLGPFLDSLPRGLDTPVGPSGGELSGGQRQRVAVARALLTRADVMLLDEPTAHLDAPAADSLISDLRSALSDRIVVLVTHHAEQRAGADVHLRLPGVHQHRPPQPRDHAQARNGDRSLTRVL
- a CDS encoding MIP/aquaporin family protein; this encodes MTDNTAQPAAAGSTAPARDAGTAALDFQDLVAPVPKAVRKDSGTNEVSPAPSTGARWAAEFAGTTVLIFAGVGTGIFATQVIDSALGFGLGLLAVLVAFGHVSGGHFNPAVTLAAVVAGRTSPKVAIGYVVAQVLGALVAVGLLWAVLMTLIDAATTAQALGAVANGYGQNSTSQAGWPTVLLIEFVASTLFVLVVLGSTAPRANAVLAPVAIGATFAFLLTILAPFDGGSMNPARSTGTAAIGGAQSLSQLWLFWVAPLLGGLVAGLIYRVVDLGRAPRPATTQSTEDATANNSTDTSTAPEV